A stretch of the Bacillus anthracis str. Vollum genome encodes the following:
- the nikC gene encoding nickel transporter permease → MEVRLSKEENTSLQTIQTKNTSKWIMSYRKLKRNKMAFIGGIIVLFYIVIAIFAPLLAPYNPFDIQLVNKLQPPSMEHWMGTDDKGRDILSRLLHGTRLSLLVGFSSVFIGALFGIILGIISGYYGGWFDTVIMRIIDIMLAFPGILLALAIVGALGPSLVNVIIAIGFFSIPMFARIVRASTLTVKKLEYIDAIRALGANDFTIIMKHIFPNILSPIIVQATLRLATAILSAAGLSFLGLGAQPPSPEWGAMLSNGRDFLFTAPHIAMFPGIAMSTLVIGLNMFGDGLRDALDPRLKK, encoded by the coding sequence AAGAAGAAAACACTTCTTTACAAACGATTCAAACGAAGAACACATCGAAATGGATTATGAGCTATCGAAAACTGAAAAGAAATAAAATGGCATTTATCGGAGGTATTATCGTTCTTTTCTATATTGTTATAGCTATATTTGCCCCATTGTTAGCACCCTATAATCCATTTGACATTCAGTTAGTCAACAAATTACAACCACCATCTATGGAACATTGGATGGGGACAGATGATAAAGGTAGAGATATTTTAAGCCGCCTTTTACACGGGACACGACTTTCATTACTTGTTGGATTTTCTTCTGTATTTATAGGAGCATTGTTCGGCATTATTCTCGGTATCATTTCTGGTTATTACGGTGGATGGTTTGACACGGTTATTATGCGAATCATCGATATCATGCTAGCTTTCCCTGGTATTTTACTTGCTCTTGCTATTGTAGGCGCACTAGGACCAAGTCTTGTGAACGTAATTATCGCTATTGGCTTTTTCTCAATCCCTATGTTCGCTCGTATCGTTAGAGCTTCTACATTAACAGTAAAAAAATTAGAGTATATCGATGCTATAAGAGCACTAGGGGCAAATGACTTTACTATTATTATGAAACACATATTCCCTAACATCTTATCACCTATTATTGTCCAAGCCACTTTACGCTTAGCTACAGCAATTTTATCTGCAGCTGGATTATCATTTTTAGGACTTGGAGCGCAACCACCTTCACCTGAATGGGGTGCCATGTTAAGTAATGGACGCGACTTTTTATTTACCGCACCACATATTGCAATGTTTCCTGGAATTGCAATGTCTACACTCGTAATCGGTTTAAACATGTTTGGTGATGGATTACGTGATGCACTAGATCCGAGACTTAAAAAATAG
- a CDS encoding ABC transporter ATP-binding protein produces MNKKEEVLQVKDLKTHFFTDEGVSKAVDGLNFSISKGETLGIVGESGCGKSITSLSIMRLIDRESGSKVEGNILFKGKDLLQQNESEMRAIRGNQISMIFQEPMTSLNPVYSVGEQIAEAIRIHQKLSKKEAWNKAVDMLKLVGIPSPEKRAKQEPHELSGGMRQRIMIAMALACNPDLLIADEPTTALDVTIQAQILSLMKSLQKQLGMGIIMITHDLGVVSETCDRVAVMYAGKIVEYADIEHIFTSPKHPYTIGLLQSLPSLDTDQEELQTIPGSVPSPYHMPSGCRFADRCTHAKELCHNTLPELQLTQDGSEVRCWMFTDLWDKSSSEKLEVL; encoded by the coding sequence ATGAATAAAAAGGAAGAGGTATTACAAGTTAAAGATTTAAAAACACATTTCTTTACAGACGAAGGTGTAAGTAAAGCGGTTGATGGTTTAAATTTCTCTATCTCTAAAGGAGAAACACTCGGCATCGTAGGTGAATCTGGGTGCGGAAAGAGCATCACTTCCCTATCTATTATGAGGTTAATTGACCGCGAAAGCGGCAGTAAAGTTGAAGGTAACATTTTATTTAAAGGAAAAGATTTATTACAACAAAACGAATCTGAAATGCGTGCAATTCGCGGAAATCAAATCTCAATGATTTTCCAAGAACCAATGACATCTTTGAATCCAGTATATTCTGTTGGGGAACAGATCGCAGAAGCAATTCGTATCCATCAAAAATTAAGTAAAAAAGAAGCCTGGAATAAAGCCGTCGATATGTTGAAACTAGTTGGGATTCCTTCACCTGAAAAACGCGCAAAACAAGAGCCGCATGAACTAAGCGGAGGAATGCGACAACGCATTATGATTGCAATGGCACTTGCTTGCAATCCAGATTTACTCATTGCAGACGAACCAACAACTGCTCTTGATGTAACAATTCAAGCTCAAATATTATCACTTATGAAATCACTTCAAAAGCAACTCGGTATGGGGATTATTATGATCACCCATGATTTAGGCGTCGTGTCAGAAACATGCGATAGAGTCGCCGTTATGTATGCTGGAAAAATCGTCGAATATGCAGATATCGAGCATATATTTACTAGTCCAAAACACCCTTATACAATCGGACTTCTTCAATCTCTTCCAAGTCTCGATACAGACCAAGAAGAATTACAAACGATTCCTGGATCCGTACCGAGTCCATACCATATGCCGAGTGGATGTCGCTTCGCTGATAGATGCACACATGCAAAAGAACTATGTCACAATACTCTTCCAGAACTTCAACTCACGCAAGATGGAAGTGAAGTTCGATGCTGGATGTTCACTGACCTTTGGGATAAATCATCTTCAGAAAAATTGGAGGTATTATAA
- a CDS encoding response regulator transcription factor, producing the protein MNVLLVDDEPLELEQLEFLIHRQFPNWTLHLALDAAEALSINEKFSIHLALLDIHLPGISGLQLGEKFKNNNANLDIIIVTAYQNFDYAKQSIRLGVIDYITKPIIEKELIDVLQKYKGDSNIISYSRIIQDTLDIIHETFSDKLHLADIAAKVHTNPTYLSRRFHEEVGVSFSGYIMQYRIEMSQKYLTEHPHWCISQISERSGFNSQHYFSTVFRKMTGMTPKEYRGEG; encoded by the coding sequence ATGAATGTGCTATTAGTAGATGACGAGCCGCTAGAACTGGAGCAATTAGAGTTTCTCATTCACCGCCAGTTTCCTAATTGGACATTACATCTAGCTTTAGATGCAGCTGAAGCTTTAAGTATAAATGAAAAATTCTCAATTCATTTAGCACTTTTAGATATTCACCTTCCAGGCATATCCGGCCTACAACTAGGTGAAAAATTTAAAAATAATAACGCTAACCTCGACATCATTATCGTAACCGCATATCAAAATTTCGACTATGCAAAACAATCTATTCGTCTAGGCGTTATTGACTACATAACAAAACCAATTATAGAAAAAGAACTCATCGATGTATTGCAAAAATACAAAGGAGATTCCAATATTATTTCTTACTCACGTATTATTCAAGATACATTAGACATCATTCATGAGACTTTTTCTGACAAACTACACTTAGCAGACATCGCGGCTAAAGTACATACAAACCCAACTTACTTAAGCCGAAGATTCCATGAAGAAGTAGGGGTTTCATTTTCCGGGTATATCATGCAATATCGTATTGAAATGTCACAGAAATATTTAACGGAACACCCACATTGGTGCATCTCTCAAATTTCTGAACGATCTGGTTTTAATAGCCAGCATTATTTCAGTACTGTTTTTCGTAAAATGACTGGAATGACTCCGAAAGAATATAGAGGCGAGGGATAA
- a CDS encoding PspC domain-containing protein, producing MSKKLYKSETDKMLFGVCGGLGEYFDISSTLIRILWVIAILCFGTGFLVYFICLLLMPRSY from the coding sequence ATGTCAAAAAAATTATATAAATCCGAAACTGATAAAATGTTATTTGGTGTATGTGGTGGTTTAGGAGAATATTTTGATATTAGCTCTACTCTTATTCGCATACTTTGGGTTATTGCTATTTTATGTTTTGGGACTGGTTTTTTAGTTTATTTCATTTGTTTATTACTTATGCCGCGTTCGTACTAG
- a CDS encoding ABC transporter ATP-binding protein: MSTTTQINKRDLLQVQNLKQYFPIKKGILGRSISYIKAVDDISFTVYEKETVSIVGESGCGKSTTGRAILRLDEATSGKIIFQDKDLLALNNSAMRKVRKDLQVIFQDPFASLNPRQTVGSILEEAMSIQNVCPKGERKAKVIELLGKVGLPPDAVKRYPHEFSGGQRQRIGIARALAVNPKLIICDEAVSALDVSVQAQVLNLLKQLQQQYGLTYLFISHDLAVVRHISDRIIVMYLGTIVEIADKHSLFNNPQHPYTKALLSAIPTISAGTKKERIELKGDLPSPLNPPTGCRFHTRCPYAIEKCATQQPSFQSISKDHKVACHII, translated from the coding sequence ATGTCTACTACTACGCAAATAAATAAACGAGATTTATTACAAGTGCAAAATTTAAAACAATACTTCCCTATAAAAAAAGGAATTCTAGGACGCTCTATTAGCTATATTAAAGCGGTTGACGATATTAGTTTTACAGTTTATGAAAAGGAGACTGTTAGTATTGTTGGTGAATCTGGGTGCGGAAAGTCCACCACTGGGCGTGCAATATTGCGCCTTGATGAAGCGACAAGTGGAAAAATTATATTTCAAGATAAAGATTTACTAGCATTAAATAACTCAGCAATGCGAAAGGTTCGAAAAGATTTACAAGTTATTTTTCAAGATCCCTTCGCTTCTTTAAACCCTCGGCAAACTGTAGGAAGCATTTTAGAAGAAGCTATGTCCATTCAAAACGTATGTCCAAAAGGGGAAAGAAAAGCAAAAGTAATTGAGTTACTCGGGAAAGTTGGTCTTCCACCTGATGCAGTGAAGCGCTATCCACATGAATTTAGTGGTGGTCAACGGCAAAGAATTGGAATCGCGCGCGCTTTAGCTGTGAATCCAAAACTCATCATTTGTGACGAAGCCGTCTCCGCCTTAGATGTTTCAGTGCAAGCACAAGTTTTAAATTTATTAAAGCAGTTGCAACAACAATATGGTTTAACGTACTTATTCATCTCTCATGACTTAGCTGTCGTTCGTCACATATCAGATCGCATCATTGTAATGTACCTTGGTACCATCGTGGAGATTGCCGATAAACATTCTCTTTTTAACAATCCGCAACACCCTTACACAAAAGCGCTTCTCTCAGCAATTCCTACCATTAGTGCAGGAACGAAAAAAGAGCGTATTGAACTTAAAGGAGACCTCCCCTCTCCTTTAAATCCGCCAACAGGCTGTCGCTTTCATACTCGTTGTCCGTATGCTATTGAAAAATGCGCTACGCAACAACCAAGTTTTCAATCTATAAGTAAAGATCATAAAGTAGCCTGTCATATTATTTAA
- the nikB gene encoding nickel ABC transporter permease, with the protein MLMFIFRRILQLIPVLFGVVFVVFLIRQMVPGDPALLIAGEGASKETVEQIRHQLGLDKPFIMQYFSYIGNILQGDFGVSIRSNRPVLDEVLIRLPITIELALCSIVITVVIGMIAGIISATKQYSWTDVSIMIIALLGVSLPSFWFGLMLIFYFSVQIQIFPVSGWGTWMHMVLPALTLGASGAAIVARMTRSSMLDVIRQDYIRTARAKGVKERVVIYKHALRNALIPVITVVGLQFGALLGGTVLVESVFAINGLGRLIVDAIRMRDLPMLQGGVLIASVIFVLVNLIVDILYRYFNKRIELN; encoded by the coding sequence ATGCTAATGTTTATATTTCGTAGAATACTACAATTAATTCCCGTTCTTTTCGGCGTTGTATTCGTTGTTTTCTTAATTAGGCAAATGGTACCGGGTGACCCAGCTCTTCTTATCGCTGGTGAAGGAGCATCTAAAGAAACTGTCGAGCAAATACGTCACCAATTAGGGTTGGACAAACCTTTTATCATGCAATATTTCTCTTATATCGGAAATATATTGCAAGGTGATTTCGGAGTTTCGATTCGTTCTAATCGCCCAGTGTTAGACGAAGTATTAATCCGCCTTCCAATCACTATTGAACTCGCACTATGTAGTATCGTCATTACAGTTGTAATCGGGATGATCGCTGGCATCATCTCTGCTACAAAACAATATTCTTGGACAGATGTTTCTATTATGATTATCGCTTTATTAGGTGTCTCATTACCAAGCTTTTGGTTTGGACTTATGCTCATTTTCTACTTCTCTGTCCAAATTCAAATATTCCCCGTTTCTGGTTGGGGAACTTGGATGCACATGGTTTTACCAGCACTTACACTAGGTGCATCTGGCGCAGCAATTGTAGCACGTATGACTCGCTCAAGTATGCTTGATGTCATACGCCAAGATTATATACGAACAGCAAGAGCAAAAGGGGTAAAAGAAAGAGTCGTTATATATAAACATGCTTTGAGGAACGCACTAATTCCCGTTATTACTGTTGTTGGATTGCAATTTGGTGCACTTTTAGGCGGTACAGTTTTAGTAGAATCAGTTTTTGCTATAAATGGACTTGGAAGATTGATTGTAGACGCTATCCGAATGAGAGACTTACCGATGTTACAAGGAGGCGTATTAATTGCCTCAGTCATCTTCGTTCTAGTCAATCTTATTGTTGATATTTTATACCGTTATTTCAATAAACGTATTGAGCTTAATTAA
- a CDS encoding sensor histidine kinase has protein sequence MLTYEAFAVLITILVLAPIFGAIILLCLFIFEKRIDLLESEKKKIALERELQQSLYHQLTQQIQPHFLFNTLNTILSLARLQRTDEVVRSLEIFSLFLKGKYKTTDLLIPISEELAYTNYYIEIQKMRFRSRLSVSINSSEDLHNAHIPPFVIQTLVENSFKHGLEKKLVKQF, from the coding sequence ATGTTAACTTATGAAGCATTTGCTGTATTAATAACTATACTTGTCTTAGCTCCAATTTTTGGAGCTATTATTTTATTATGTTTATTTATTTTTGAAAAACGAATCGACTTACTAGAAAGTGAGAAGAAAAAAATAGCACTAGAAAGAGAGTTGCAACAGTCTTTATATCATCAACTCACTCAACAAATTCAGCCTCATTTTTTATTCAATACATTAAATACAATTTTAAGCTTAGCCCGTTTGCAAAGAACAGATGAAGTTGTCCGATCGCTCGAGATCTTTTCTCTATTTTTAAAAGGAAAATATAAAACAACAGATTTGTTAATTCCTATTTCTGAAGAACTAGCGTATACAAATTATTATATTGAGATTCAAAAAATGCGGTTTCGCTCGAGGCTTTCAGTAAGCATTAATTCTTCTGAAGATTTACACAATGCCCATATTCCCCCTTTCGTTATTCAAACGTTAGTGGAGAATTCCTTTAAACATGGTCTTGAAAAAAAGCTGGTCAAGCAATTTTAA